A window from Streptomyces subrutilus encodes these proteins:
- a CDS encoding cold-shock protein, giving the protein MPTGKVKWFNSEKGFGFLSRDDGGDVFVHSSVLPAGVDSLKPGQRVEFGVVAGQRGDQALSVTVLDPAPSVAAAQRRKPDELASIVQDLTTLLENITPMLERGRYPDRAHGTKIAGLLRAVADQLDV; this is encoded by the coding sequence GTGCCTACCGGCAAGGTCAAGTGGTTCAACAGCGAGAAGGGCTTCGGCTTTCTCTCCCGGGACGACGGCGGCGACGTCTTCGTCCACTCGTCGGTACTCCCCGCCGGGGTCGACTCGCTCAAGCCCGGCCAGCGCGTCGAGTTCGGCGTCGTCGCCGGACAACGCGGTGACCAGGCACTTTCGGTGACCGTGCTGGATCCGGCGCCGTCCGTCGCGGCCGCGCAGCGGCGCAAGCCCGACGAGCTCGCCTCGATCGTGCAGGACCTCACGACCCTGCTGGAGAACATCACGCCGATGCTGGAGCGCGGCCGCTACCCGGACCGGGCGCACGGCACGAAGATCGCCGGCCTGCTGCGCGCGGTGGCCGACCAGCTCGACGTCTGA
- a CDS encoding 1,4-dihydroxy-6-naphthoate synthase, with amino-acid sequence MTGDGPLRIAYSPCPNDTFVFDAWAHGRVPGAPALDVTFADIDLTNGMAERGELDVLKVSYAVLPWVLEEYALLPCGGALGRGCGPLVLTREPGLDLTGRTVAVPSERSTAYLLFRLWAAEVVPGGVGEVVVLPFHEIMPAVRDGRVDAGLVIHEARFTYRDYGLHRLADMGEHWESTTGLPIPLGAIIAKRSLGAERLRTLAESARTSVRMAWDDPEASRPYVRAHAQELDPAVADQHIGLYVNEFTADLGDAGYAAVRGLLTRAAAEGLVPAMAPGTLDFP; translated from the coding sequence ATGACCGGTGACGGCCCGCTGCGGATCGCGTATTCGCCGTGCCCGAACGACACCTTCGTCTTCGACGCGTGGGCACACGGCCGGGTGCCGGGCGCGCCCGCCCTCGACGTGACCTTCGCCGACATCGACCTCACCAACGGGATGGCCGAGCGCGGCGAGCTCGACGTGCTGAAGGTGTCGTACGCGGTGCTGCCGTGGGTGCTGGAGGAGTACGCGCTGCTGCCGTGCGGCGGCGCCCTGGGCCGCGGCTGCGGTCCGCTGGTCCTGACCCGGGAGCCGGGCCTGGACCTGACGGGCCGTACGGTCGCGGTGCCGAGCGAACGCTCCACCGCCTACCTGCTGTTCCGGCTGTGGGCGGCCGAGGTCGTGCCCGGCGGGGTCGGCGAGGTGGTCGTGCTGCCGTTCCACGAGATCATGCCGGCGGTGCGCGACGGCCGGGTGGACGCCGGACTGGTCATCCACGAGGCCCGGTTCACCTACCGGGACTACGGCCTGCACCGGCTCGCCGACATGGGCGAGCACTGGGAGTCCACCACCGGCCTGCCCATCCCGCTCGGGGCGATCATCGCCAAGCGGTCACTGGGCGCCGAGCGGCTGCGCACGCTGGCCGAGTCGGCCCGTACGTCGGTGCGGATGGCCTGGGACGACCCGGAGGCCTCCCGTCCGTACGTCCGCGCGCACGCCCAGGAGCTGGACCCGGCCGTCGCCGACCAGCACATCGGGCTGTACGTCAACGAGTTCACGGCCGACCTGGGCGACGCCGGCTACGCGGCGGTGCGCGGCCTGCTGACCCGGGCCGCCGCCGAGGGGCTGGTACCGGCCATGGCGCCGGGGACGCTGGACTTCCCGTAG
- a CDS encoding futalosine hydrolase codes for MRALVVTAVAAEADSVVAGLTPHPDAPGPEPRTLPGGYSITRRDLAGIALDVLVAGVGPAAAAAGTATALALAGYDLVVSAGIGGGFAPAAPPGSLVVADAIVAADLGAETPEGFVDVAGLGFGHAVHLPPAGLAALAAEATGALLAPVLTVSTVTGSAARAAELTARHPQAGAEAMEGFGVAEAAAAHGLPVLEVRAVSNAVGPRDRDAWRIGEALAALGGGFRVLGPVFVHWGERHDR; via the coding sequence GTGCGCGCGCTCGTCGTGACCGCGGTGGCGGCGGAGGCAGATTCCGTCGTCGCCGGTCTGACCCCTCATCCGGACGCCCCCGGCCCCGAGCCGCGCACCCTGCCCGGCGGCTACTCCATCACCCGCCGGGACCTCGCGGGCATCGCGCTCGACGTGCTCGTCGCGGGCGTCGGTCCGGCAGCGGCCGCAGCCGGCACCGCCACCGCGCTGGCCCTCGCCGGCTACGACCTCGTCGTGTCCGCGGGCATCGGCGGCGGGTTCGCGCCCGCCGCCCCGCCCGGGTCCCTGGTCGTCGCCGACGCGATCGTCGCCGCCGACCTGGGCGCCGAGACGCCCGAGGGCTTCGTGGACGTGGCGGGCCTCGGCTTCGGGCACGCCGTCCACCTGCCGCCCGCCGGACTCGCCGCCCTCGCCGCCGAGGCGACCGGCGCGCTGCTGGCGCCCGTCCTGACCGTCTCGACCGTCACCGGGTCCGCCGCGCGGGCCGCCGAGCTCACCGCCCGGCACCCGCAGGCCGGGGCCGAGGCGATGGAGGGCTTCGGGGTCGCGGAGGCGGCCGCCGCGCACGGGCTGCCCGTCCTGGAGGTCCGTGCCGTGTCCAACGCCGTGGGTCCGCGCGACCGCGACGCCTGGCGGATCGGGGAGGCCCTCGCCGCGCTCGGCGGCGGCTTCCGCGTGCTGGGACCCGTCTTCGTCCACTGGGGAGAACGCCATGACCGGTGA
- a CDS encoding DUF2771 domain-containing protein produces MTAPLFSGRARRSVAALGAVSAGLLLLSACDKPTPLATVTVGTTTVSAEAACHDGKELSMDKVQECLTNIKDAKTIDYARGDTLRLGVEPEVVEDHRQWQAVLDGQPITEPSSNTYRSFPGADVFATGGQGEAPTSKKLAFVQTGKDGKPLAVWSFNLKLK; encoded by the coding sequence ATGACCGCACCGCTTTTCTCGGGTAGGGCCCGCCGCAGCGTCGCGGCCCTCGGAGCCGTTTCCGCCGGCCTCCTCCTCCTCTCCGCCTGCGACAAGCCGACACCGCTGGCGACCGTGACGGTCGGCACCACCACGGTGTCCGCCGAAGCCGCCTGCCACGACGGCAAGGAGCTCTCCATGGACAAGGTCCAGGAGTGCCTCACCAACATCAAGGACGCCAAGACCATCGACTACGCCCGCGGCGACACCCTGCGCCTGGGCGTCGAGCCGGAGGTCGTCGAGGACCACAGGCAGTGGCAGGCGGTCCTCGACGGGCAGCCGATCACCGAGCCCTCCTCGAACACCTACCGCAGCTTCCCGGGCGCCGACGTCTTCGCGACCGGCGGCCAGGGCGAGGCCCCGACCTCGAAGAAGCTGGCGTTCGTCCAGACCGGCAAGGACGGCAAGCCCCTCGCCGTCTGGTCCTTCAACCTCAAGCTCAAGTAG
- a CDS encoding MFS transporter, which translates to MAPVRSSVDGSGPARRAGRAVGRALHRPLTGTARGIRRATHAHGAGESGLGKLIELHAINGAGDVMITVALASTVFFSVPTDEARGRVALYLAITMAPFTLLAPVIGPLLDRLPHGRRAAMAAAMLSRALLAVMMSGAVATGGLELYPAALGVLVASKAYGVVRSAVVPRLLPPKFSLVKANSRVTLAGLLATGAAAPVGVGLQAIGPPWPLYGACAIFIWGTFAAFTLPHKVDEAKGEWRARLSTHEARSRKPGLRTVGPSVLCGLLANAAMRGLSGFLIFFLAFLLREHPLSGQSAAVSLGIVGVAAGVGNACGTAVGAWLRARAPEVIVAAVLCLTLGVAVLATVFFSGLFMAVLGATAGFCQALAKLSLDAMIQRDVPEAVRTSAFARSETLLQVAWVLGGAIGIALPLNGVLGMAVAAVIVGLGTTMALRGLRATPPRPQPGSSRPRVA; encoded by the coding sequence GTGGCACCCGTACGGTCGTCCGTCGACGGCTCGGGACCGGCCAGGAGGGCCGGCCGAGCCGTCGGCCGTGCGCTCCACCGGCCCCTCACCGGTACGGCCCGGGGCATCCGGCGGGCCACGCACGCGCACGGCGCGGGCGAGTCGGGTCTCGGCAAGCTCATCGAACTGCACGCGATCAACGGCGCCGGCGATGTGATGATCACGGTGGCGCTGGCGTCGACGGTGTTCTTCTCGGTCCCCACGGACGAGGCCCGCGGCCGGGTCGCGCTGTACCTGGCGATCACGATGGCCCCGTTCACCCTGCTGGCCCCGGTGATCGGTCCGCTGCTGGACCGGCTGCCGCACGGACGGCGCGCGGCGATGGCCGCGGCGATGCTCTCCCGGGCCCTGCTGGCGGTGATGATGTCGGGCGCGGTGGCCACCGGCGGGCTGGAGCTGTACCCGGCCGCGCTGGGCGTGCTGGTGGCGTCCAAGGCGTACGGGGTGGTGCGCAGCGCCGTGGTCCCCAGACTGCTGCCGCCGAAGTTCTCCCTGGTCAAGGCGAACTCCAGGGTGACGCTGGCGGGGCTGCTGGCCACGGGCGCGGCGGCGCCGGTGGGCGTCGGGCTCCAGGCGATCGGGCCGCCGTGGCCGCTGTACGGGGCCTGCGCGATCTTCATCTGGGGGACCTTCGCGGCGTTCACGCTGCCGCACAAGGTGGACGAGGCGAAGGGCGAGTGGCGGGCCCGGCTGTCCACGCACGAGGCCCGTTCGCGCAAGCCGGGGCTGCGGACGGTCGGCCCGTCCGTGCTGTGCGGCCTGCTGGCGAACGCGGCGATGCGCGGACTGTCCGGGTTCCTGATCTTCTTCCTGGCGTTCCTGCTGCGCGAGCACCCGCTGTCGGGGCAGAGCGCGGCGGTGTCGCTGGGCATCGTGGGCGTGGCGGCGGGCGTGGGCAACGCCTGCGGGACGGCGGTGGGTGCGTGGCTGCGGGCCCGCGCCCCCGAGGTGATCGTGGCCGCCGTGCTGTGCCTGACCCTCGGGGTGGCGGTGCTCGCGACGGTGTTCTTCAGCGGGCTGTTCATGGCGGTGCTCGGGGCCACGGCGGGCTTCTGCCAGGCGCTCGCGAAGCTGTCCCTGGACGCGATGATCCAGCGGGACGTGCCCGAGGCCGTGCGGACGTCGGCCTTCGCCCGTTCGGAGACGCTGCTCCAGGTGGCGTGGGTGCTGGGCGGTGCGATCGGCATCGCGCTGCCGCTCAACGGCGTGCTCGGCATGGCCGTCGCGGCGGTCATCGTCGGCCTGGGCACCACGATGGCCCTGCGCGGCCTGCGCGCCACCCCGCCCCGGCCGCAGCCGGGCTCCTCGCGCCCGCGGGTGGCCTGA
- a CDS encoding DUF3027 domain-containing protein has translation MSAATTRSRTPRTPDRLCVEAVELARAAAEEVAFPGVVGEHVAAVSEGDRVVTHFFEAKEPGYRGWRWAVTVTRASRAKNVTLDEAVLLPGDDALLAPEWVPWSERLRPGDMGPGDLLPTDAEDLRLEPGWSGEDAPPPNSVVSAEMAELVEAEDADVTDRAVVPVRGSITSVAEELGMRRARVLSRYGLHSAADRWDEAFGAKTPMAQAAPASCVSCGFLVAIGGSLGQAFGVCANEFGPADGRLVSLSYGCGGHSEAAVMPKPLRPAPPVLDSMASDAFPLRPAADTGSVPVSDLPAADLGHS, from the coding sequence GTGAGTGCTGCGACGACGCGAAGCCGTACCCCCCGCACCCCCGACCGCCTGTGCGTGGAGGCGGTCGAACTCGCCCGTGCGGCGGCCGAGGAGGTCGCCTTCCCCGGAGTGGTGGGCGAGCACGTCGCCGCCGTGTCGGAGGGCGACCGGGTCGTCACCCACTTCTTCGAGGCGAAGGAACCGGGCTACCGGGGCTGGCGCTGGGCCGTCACCGTCACCCGCGCCTCCCGCGCGAAGAACGTCACCCTCGACGAGGCGGTGCTCCTCCCCGGCGACGACGCGCTCCTCGCCCCCGAATGGGTGCCGTGGAGCGAGCGGCTGCGCCCCGGCGACATGGGCCCGGGCGACCTGCTGCCCACCGACGCCGAGGACCTGAGGCTGGAGCCCGGCTGGTCGGGCGAGGACGCCCCGCCGCCGAACTCGGTGGTCTCCGCCGAGATGGCCGAACTGGTCGAGGCGGAGGACGCGGACGTCACCGACCGCGCCGTCGTCCCGGTCCGCGGCTCCATCACCTCGGTCGCCGAGGAACTGGGCATGCGCAGGGCGCGCGTCCTCTCGCGGTACGGGCTGCACAGTGCGGCCGACCGCTGGGACGAGGCCTTCGGCGCCAAGACCCCGATGGCGCAGGCCGCACCCGCCTCCTGCGTGTCCTGCGGCTTCCTCGTCGCGATCGGCGGCTCCCTGGGCCAGGCCTTCGGCGTGTGCGCGAACGAGTTCGGCCCCGCGGACGGCCGGCTGGTGTCCCTGTCCTACGGCTGCGGCGGCCACTCCGAGGCCGCCGTCATGCCCAAGCCGCTGCGGCCCGCGCCGCCGGTCCTGGACTCGATGGCCTCGGACGCGTTCCCGCTGCGGCCCGCGGCCGACACCGGCTCGGTCCCGGTCTCGGACCTCCCGGCCGCGGACCTGGGCCACTCCTAG
- a CDS encoding SPFH domain-containing protein gives MDIGVVAGIVLAAIVAVIGLFKLMWRVAEPNEALVISGSAHRTEGLGEGMGFRIVTGRGTLVLPGVQAVRKLSLDLNETQLSVDCVTHQGIPLRVKGVVIFKVGDDLVSIANAARRFLDQQKMMPERVHIVFAGHLRSIVGGLTVEDMIRDREKLTGQTRMACGTEMEKLGLIVDSLQIHEIEDPTGYIKNLAMPHAAAVQRDARIAQAEANRLATEAEQAASARMAEATRDSEILQAGYQAERDKAAATARQAGPLSEAAARQEVVVQETRVAELEAHRREQQLQADVRKPADAAAYETRTRAEAERDARISAAQAKAKETELAAAAEATRVTTAAAADARATEARGLAAATATRATGEAEAAATQARGLAEAESARARGLAEAEAIKARAAALAENQEAVVAQQLAENWPAIVEAGAGAFGNVEHMVLLNGAEGMSEVFAKALTMGGTGLGLARQLLSSMAPAPAPAQPPAGAGAPATAPAPLPGPAPGEGRIPIREEG, from the coding sequence ATGGACATCGGCGTCGTGGCGGGCATCGTGCTCGCCGCAATCGTGGCTGTGATCGGCCTCTTCAAGCTCATGTGGCGGGTGGCCGAACCCAACGAGGCACTCGTCATCTCCGGCTCCGCGCACCGCACCGAGGGCCTCGGCGAGGGCATGGGGTTCCGGATCGTCACGGGCCGGGGGACGCTCGTCCTGCCGGGCGTGCAGGCGGTGCGCAAGCTGTCCCTGGACCTCAACGAGACCCAGCTGTCGGTGGACTGCGTCACGCACCAGGGCATTCCGCTGCGGGTCAAGGGCGTCGTCATCTTCAAGGTCGGCGACGACCTCGTCTCGATCGCCAACGCGGCGCGCCGCTTCCTGGACCAGCAGAAGATGATGCCCGAGCGGGTGCACATCGTCTTCGCGGGCCATCTGCGGTCCATCGTGGGCGGCCTGACGGTCGAGGACATGATCCGGGACCGGGAGAAGCTCACCGGGCAGACCCGGATGGCCTGCGGTACGGAGATGGAGAAGCTCGGCCTGATCGTCGACTCGCTCCAGATCCACGAGATCGAGGACCCGACCGGCTACATCAAGAACCTGGCCATGCCGCACGCGGCGGCCGTGCAGCGCGACGCGCGGATCGCGCAGGCGGAGGCGAACCGGCTGGCGACGGAGGCCGAGCAGGCGGCCTCGGCCCGGATGGCGGAGGCCACCCGGGACAGCGAGATCCTCCAGGCCGGCTACCAGGCGGAGCGCGACAAGGCCGCGGCCACCGCGCGGCAGGCGGGCCCGCTGTCGGAGGCCGCGGCCCGGCAGGAGGTCGTCGTCCAGGAGACCCGGGTGGCGGAGCTGGAGGCGCACCGGCGCGAGCAGCAGCTCCAGGCCGACGTGCGCAAGCCGGCGGACGCGGCGGCCTACGAGACGCGGACCCGGGCGGAGGCCGAGCGCGACGCGCGGATCTCGGCGGCGCAGGCCAAGGCGAAGGAGACGGAGCTGGCGGCCGCGGCCGAGGCGACCCGGGTCACGACGGCGGCCGCGGCCGACGCGCGGGCCACGGAGGCGCGCGGGCTCGCGGCGGCCACGGCGACCCGGGCGACCGGTGAGGCGGAGGCGGCGGCGACGCAGGCGCGGGGCCTGGCGGAGGCGGAGTCGGCGAGGGCGAGGGGCCTGGCCGAAGCGGAGGCGATCAAGGCGCGGGCGGCGGCGCTGGCGGAGAACCAGGAGGCGGTGGTCGCGCAGCAGCTGGCCGAGAACTGGCCGGCGATCGTGGAGGCGGGCGCGGGCGCCTTCGGGAACGTGGAGCACATGGTGCTGCTGAACGGGGCCGAGGGGATGTCGGAGGTGTTCGCGAAGGCCCTGACCATGGGCGGTACCGGGCTGGGGCTCGCGCGCCAGCTGCTGTCCTCGATGGCCCCGGCCCCGGCCCCGGCCCAGCCCCCGGCCGGCGCCGGCGCACCGGCAACGGCCCCGGCGCCCCTACCGGGCCCGGCGCCGGGCGAGGGCCGCATCCCGATCCGCGAGGAGGGCTGA
- a CDS encoding WD40 repeat domain-containing protein: MRLLPPAPATAAALSAAVLAAAAAAFVALPPATAAAATAPAPGASSFTIADPRIKESSGLAASRVHPGVYWTHNDSDDGPYVYAVDSATGRTVARLTLTGIGTPRDVEAISLGPDGQLYVGDIGDNLDGTWKHVWIYRFKEPAELRDATVRAEQFTVTYADGPRNAESLMVHPVTGRVYIASKNEQKGGLYEGPERLVPGDAPNVFRRVADVPWVTDGAFSPDGTRLTLRGYFTARSYPWKDGRPQGAGERVDAPWQGQAESVTYTPDGRTLMFGAEGAGSRVIAVPVAGATGDERPTAAPSPKPGAPADAAPPPEPDGGFGEGAAVLATGILIVLAAKRLLGRRAPK, from the coding sequence ATGCGCCTCCTGCCGCCGGCCCCCGCCACCGCCGCCGCCCTGTCCGCCGCCGTCCTCGCCGCGGCCGCGGCGGCCTTCGTGGCGCTGCCGCCCGCGACGGCCGCCGCGGCCACGGCGCCCGCGCCCGGCGCCTCGTCCTTCACGATCGCCGACCCCCGGATCAAGGAGTCGAGCGGACTGGCCGCCAGCCGCGTCCACCCGGGCGTGTACTGGACGCACAACGACAGCGACGACGGCCCGTACGTGTACGCCGTGGACTCGGCGACCGGCCGTACGGTGGCCCGGCTCACGCTGACCGGCATCGGCACGCCGCGCGACGTCGAGGCGATCTCGCTGGGACCGGACGGCCAGTTGTACGTCGGGGACATCGGGGACAACCTCGACGGGACCTGGAAGCACGTGTGGATCTACCGCTTCAAGGAGCCGGCCGAACTGCGCGACGCGACCGTCAGGGCCGAGCAGTTCACGGTCACCTACGCCGACGGGCCGCGCAACGCCGAGTCCCTGATGGTGCATCCGGTCACCGGCCGGGTGTACATCGCGAGCAAGAACGAGCAGAAGGGCGGCCTGTACGAGGGCCCGGAGCGGCTGGTGCCCGGCGACGCGCCCAACGTGTTCCGGCGGGTCGCCGACGTCCCGTGGGTGACCGACGGGGCGTTCTCGCCCGACGGCACCCGGCTGACGCTGCGCGGCTACTTCACGGCGCGCAGCTACCCGTGGAAGGACGGGCGGCCGCAGGGCGCGGGCGAGCGGGTCGACGCGCCCTGGCAGGGGCAGGCCGAGTCGGTGACGTACACGCCGGACGGCCGGACCCTGATGTTCGGCGCGGAGGGCGCGGGGAGCCGCGTCATCGCCGTCCCCGTGGCCGGGGCCACGGGTGACGAACGGCCCACCGCGGCGCCCTCGCCGAAGCCGGGCGCCCCGGCGGACGCGGCGCCCCCGCCGGAGCCGGACGGCGGCTTCGGCGAGGGCGCCGCGGTCCTGGCGACCGGCATCCTGATCGTCCTCGCCGCCAAGCGCCTGCTGGGCCGCCGCGCCCCGAAGTAG
- a CDS encoding GDSL-type esterase/lipase family protein codes for MRFMFVGDSMTIGRAGDHTWRYRMWQHLDATFGGPFEIVGPRTGLYDETAGAAAGEAYADPGFPPAARRHLAGWGEGWQHMAPLIGPAAGAARADVLLVSLGLIDLGFYTRADQTAANVRRFVAGARAARPGVRMVLLPVIPNVRARTDAPFAAEVARFNDLLAKAVADLTTDASPLLLAARPQAYEIDHDTYDGTHPNASGEHRLAGEFAAVLHQAWGIGGPYRVDRAAP; via the coding sequence ATGCGTTTCATGTTCGTCGGTGACTCCATGACCATCGGGCGCGCCGGCGACCACACCTGGCGCTACCGGATGTGGCAGCACCTGGACGCGACCTTCGGCGGCCCCTTCGAGATCGTCGGCCCGCGCACCGGCCTGTACGACGAGACGGCCGGCGCGGCCGCCGGCGAGGCGTACGCCGACCCCGGCTTCCCGCCGGCGGCCCGCCGCCACCTGGCCGGCTGGGGCGAGGGCTGGCAGCACATGGCCCCGCTGATCGGCCCCGCCGCGGGCGCCGCCCGGGCCGACGTCCTGTTGGTCTCGCTGGGCCTGATCGACCTGGGCTTCTACACCCGCGCGGACCAGACCGCCGCCAACGTGCGCCGGTTCGTGGCCGGGGCGCGTGCCGCCCGGCCCGGGGTGCGGATGGTGCTGCTGCCGGTCATACCCAACGTGCGGGCCAGGACGGACGCGCCGTTCGCGGCGGAGGTGGCCCGGTTCAACGACCTGCTGGCGAAGGCGGTCGCGGACCTGACGACCGACGCCTCCCCGCTCCTGCTGGCCGCGCGCCCGCAGGCGTACGAGATCGACCACGACACCTACGACGGCACCCACCCCAACGCCTCCGGGGAGCACCGCCTCGCGGGGGAGTTCGCGGCGGTGCTGCACCAGGCGTGGGGGATCGGCGGGCCCTACCGGGTGGACCGGGCCGCTCCGTAA